A region of Nocardioides sp. JS614 DNA encodes the following proteins:
- a CDS encoding DUF3090 domain-containing protein, whose protein sequence is MPVVHGFDPPERFVAGTVGPPGQRTFFLQARAGSRVVSVALEKQQVQALAERVDELLDEVMASQAGDAIVPAVAPLGLDDSDPLEQPIEEEFRAGTMTLSWDPTDERVVIEVFPFTEAAVVTPDQLDEDFEEPEPDEVFLVRLAAGPARAFVKRAEQVLEAGRPSCPFCGNPIDPDGHLCVRANGFRRRDP, encoded by the coding sequence ATGCCTGTCGTCCATGGATTCGATCCGCCGGAGCGGTTCGTCGCCGGAACCGTCGGCCCGCCGGGGCAACGCACCTTCTTCCTGCAGGCCCGCGCTGGCAGCCGCGTCGTGAGCGTGGCCCTGGAGAAGCAGCAGGTGCAGGCGTTGGCCGAGCGGGTGGACGAGCTGCTCGACGAGGTGATGGCCAGCCAGGCGGGCGACGCGATCGTCCCCGCGGTCGCCCCGCTCGGGCTCGATGACTCCGACCCCCTGGAGCAGCCGATCGAGGAGGAGTTCCGCGCCGGCACGATGACGCTGTCCTGGGACCCGACGGACGAGCGCGTGGTGATCGAGGTCTTCCCGTTCACCGAGGCCGCGGTGGTCACGCCCGACCAGCTCGACGAGGACTTCGAGGAGCCCGAGCCCGACGAGGTGTTCCTGGTCCGGCTCGCGGCCGGGCCGGCGCGGGCGTTCGTCAAGCGCGCCGAGCAGGTGCTGGAGGCGGGGCGCCCGAGCTGCCCCTTCTGCGGCAACCCGATCGACCCGGACGGCCACCTCTGCGTCCGCGCCAACGGCTTCCGGCGCCGCGATCCGTGA
- a CDS encoding SCO1664 family protein produces MTTDAGGDLLEGDLVLHGRVMPASNATFVGEIGGVKVVYKPVAGERPLWDFPDGTLADRERAAYLVSEATGWNVVPETWLRDGPHGPGMVQRWQEPDDEQVAVTLVPEGQVPEGWRHVFDGLDGHDRPVSLIHEDSAPLRRMAVFDVVVNNADRKGGHVLEMADGHRYGVDHGVTFHAEHKLRTVLWGWLGEALTADEVGVVRRLAVEAGAALGDVLAAHLSDPEIEALVRRCERLAERAVLPAPRGEWPAIPWPPF; encoded by the coding sequence GTGACCACCGACGCCGGCGGCGACCTGCTCGAGGGCGACCTCGTGCTGCACGGCCGCGTGATGCCGGCCTCCAACGCGACCTTCGTGGGCGAGATCGGCGGGGTGAAGGTCGTCTACAAGCCGGTGGCCGGCGAGCGGCCACTGTGGGACTTCCCGGACGGCACCCTGGCCGACCGCGAGCGGGCGGCGTACCTGGTCTCGGAGGCGACCGGCTGGAACGTCGTCCCCGAGACCTGGCTGCGAGACGGTCCGCACGGTCCCGGGATGGTGCAGCGCTGGCAGGAGCCCGACGATGAGCAGGTCGCGGTCACGCTGGTGCCCGAGGGTCAGGTGCCGGAGGGCTGGCGGCACGTCTTCGACGGCCTCGACGGTCATGACCGGCCGGTGTCGCTGATCCACGAGGACTCGGCGCCGCTGCGCCGGATGGCCGTCTTCGACGTCGTCGTCAACAACGCCGACCGCAAGGGCGGCCACGTGCTGGAGATGGCCGACGGGCACCGGTACGGCGTCGACCACGGGGTGACCTTCCACGCCGAGCACAAGCTGCGCACCGTGCTGTGGGGATGGCTGGGCGAAGCGCTCACGGCGGACGAGGTGGGGGTGGTGCGCCGCCTCGCGGTCGAGGCCGGGGCCGCCCTCGGCGACGTGCTCGCCGCCCACCTCAGCGACCCCGAGATCGAGGCGCTGGTGCGCCGCTGCGAGCGGCTGGCGGAGCGTGCGGTGCTGCCCGCACCGCGAGGGGAGTGGCCCGCGATCCCGTGGCCGCCGTTCTGA